In Pieris rapae chromosome 24, ilPieRapa1.1, whole genome shotgun sequence, a single window of DNA contains:
- the LOC110993702 gene encoding phospholipid phosphatase 5 produces the protein MPLIRSASVNLLVEIVLRIGFLSAFCYMESMSPFTRVIQPSELHDSCKFPRHDSYVPTSTLWSIVLSVPCILSLLAWAFCSDCNDALEFLLAWSLSLGITGVLTDTVKLIVGRPRPDFFYRCYPDGLESPNLQCTGDPADIMEGRKSFPSGHSSLSFCSLGIASLWLCGRLGVLSRGRGSGVRVSVTLAPLVLASCIALSRTCDYHHHWQDVLVGSILGLSVSTFCYRQYYNPLSSDNAGVPYIVSTSHVKYFNGKPDISPVKEKEETSPLLKKEDKWI, from the exons ATGCCGCTCATCCGTTCCGCCAGTGTTAACTTGCTAGTGGAAATAGTTCTCCGAATAGGTTTTTTGTCAGCTTTTTG TTACATGGAGTCAATGTCGCCATTCACTAGGGTAATTCAGCCATCAGAACTCCATGACAGCTGTAAGTTCCCTCGTCACGACTCCTATGTTCCCACAAGCACTCTGTGGAGTATTGTATTATCCGTGCCATGCATACTTTCATTATTGGCTTGGGCCTTTTGCAGTGACTGTAACGATGCCTTAGAG TTTCTTCTGGCATGGTCACTGTCCCTGGGCATCACAGGCGTTCTGACAGACACGGTTAAGCTTATTGTAG GTCGACCACGCCCGGATTTCTTCTACCGATGCTACCCCGATGGATTGGAATCTCCAAATCTTCAATGTACTGGAGATCCCGCTGACATTATGGAAGGAAGGAAGTCATTTCCCAGCGGTCACAGCAGTT tatcATTCTGCTCTTTGGGTATAGCGTCTTTATGGCTCTGTGGCCGTTTGGGAGTGTTGTCCCGTGGCAGAGGGTCGGGGGTTCGAGTCTCAGTCACTTTAGCTCCTTTGGTACTCGCATCTTGCATCGCGTTATCACGGACATGCGATTATCATCATCATTGGCAAG atgtCTTGGTCGGATCGATACTTGGTCTGTCAGTATCGACATTTTGTTATCGCCAATACTACAACCCTCTCAGTTCGGACAACGCGGGCGTTCCATACATTGTTTCGACGTCAcatgtcaaatattttaacggAAAACCGGACATAAGTCCGGTGAAAGAAAAGGAGGAAACCTCGCCGTTGCTGAAGAAAGAAGATAAATGGATTTAA
- the LOC110993707 gene encoding putative Dol-P-Glc:Glc(2)Man(9)GlcNAc(2)-PP-Dol alpha-1,2-glucosyltransferase, whose protein sequence is MLGSSLKFNLILLKAVSVYYFISLQIFDVIYKAQPVVIDELFHIPQGIAFCQWNFSHWDQKITTLPGLYLATSIYPLLDITCTAYNLKFINLIASGVNLIIFAFLLKFIYGSNTGSQIKVIVQAVSLAILPPLYFFSFVYYTDTLSLLVLLIFTTMSVVYKSYWLVFVCGALSVIMRQTNVVWVAMVFGHKILDLLIRTSRVFGNQYLNKHAIRHSIIAHNIDSSRLKKYYDLKDVLIALGYHLTTCCASLFKFLTVSDFIILFQQLSVLLGFVGFVYMNGSIVVGDKTAHQATLHLPQLLYFLLFYGIFGLPYVLGRFTSTVQLIFKNKFKVILLAIIIAIVVHYNTLVHPYLLADNRHYTFYIWNRWFGRYDYAKYATIPAYIFLLFSLYDNLKDQNCISFLLPYTVCLFLMLALQKLVDVRYFLVPYIIIRLRFVKSSYKIVIFEFLWYLAINMATFYIFFNKEIMWADFKESQRIVW, encoded by the coding sequence ATGTTGGGGAGTTCactaaaattcaatttaattctcCTGAAGGCTGTAAGCGTCTACTACTTCATATCACTACAGATCTttgatgttatatataaagctCAACCAGTTGTTATTGATGAACTCTTTCATATACCACAAGGAATTGCGTTTTGCCAATGGAATTTCTCACATTGGGACCAAAAAATCACAACACTGCCAGGTCTATATCTAGCAACTTCCATATACCCACTATTAGACATAACATGTActgcatataatttaaaatttattaatttgatagcGTCTggtgtaaatttaataatatttgcatttttgctcaaatttatttatggtaGCAATACAGGTAGTCAAATCAAAGTTATTGTACAGGCGGTCAGCTTGGCTATACTGCCGCCattgtatttcttttcatttgtttattatactgATACTTTATCTTTgcttgttttgttaattttcacAACAATGTCTGTGGTATATAAGAGTTATTGGTTGGTATTTGTGTGTGGTGCCCTATCAGTGATCATGAGACAGACTAATGTGGTATGGGTTGCCATGGTATTTGGCCATAAAATTCTGGATTTGCTCATTCGTACCTCACGAGTGTTCggtaatcaatatttaaataaacatgcaATAAGACATAGTATTATAGCTCATAACATTGATTCATCTAGATTAAAGAagtattatgatttaaaagatGTACTTATTGCTTTAGGATATCATTTAACAACATGTTGTGCAAGTCTGTTTAAATTCCTAACAGTatctgattttattatattgttccaACAGCTGTCAGTGTTGCTTGGTTTTGTAGGGTTTGTGTATATGAATGGTTCTATCGTAGTTGGTGATAAAACTGCCCATCAAGCAACATTACACTTACCACAATTGTTATACTTTTTGCTGTTCTACGGTATTTTTGGATTGCCTTATGTGCTTGGCAGGTTCACATCAACcgttcaattaatttttaaaaataagtttaaagttATCTTGCTAGCCATTATAATAGCAATAGTAGTACACTATAATACACTTGTGCATCCATACTTATTAGCAGATAACCGACATTACACATTTTACATATGGAATCGTTGGTTTGGTAGATATGATTATGCCAAGTATGCGACAATACCAGCCTACATTTTCttactttttagtttatatgatAATTTGAAAGaccaaaattgtatttcatttttattacccTACACAGTTTGTTTATTTCTGATGCTGGcattacagaaattggttgaTGTTAGATACTTTTTAGTTCCCTACATAATCATACGTCTAAGATTTGTGAAGTCctcatataaaatagttatttttgaatttctttGGTATTTGGCAATTAATATggcaacattttatatatttttcaataaagaaATCATGTGGGCTGATTTTAAAGAATCACAAAGAATAGTTTGGTAG